One window from the genome of Magnolia sinica isolate HGM2019 chromosome 4, MsV1, whole genome shotgun sequence encodes:
- the LOC131242448 gene encoding patatin-like protein 2: MEHVKSTIDQIQPPTYGDRITILSIDGGGIRGIIPATILSFLESQLQTIDDDKDARLADYFDIIAGTSTGGLVTAMLTAPNENNRPLFAAKDIKDFYLDNCPKIFPQTGGLFGSALKTAKLFLSGPKYNGSYLHDIVREKLGKVQLHETLTNVVIPTFDIKHLQPTIFSSYEVKSTPSLNALLSDICIGTSAAPTYLPAHFFQTKDLQGKTRDFNLIDGGVAANNPALAAMGEVAREIFKGNQDFFAPKPMDYSRLLVISLGTGSAKAGEKFSAAQASKWGVLGWLLSDGSNPLVDVFTQASADMVDIHISGVFRALGSENNYLRIQDDALDGDEASVDIATKENLENLVKIGERLLQKTVSRANLETGVFLPVENGGTNEEALIRFAKQLSQERKLRLMRSPNTKPSKFN, translated from the exons ATGGAGCATGTGAAATCAACCATCGATCAGATTCAACCCCCGACTTATGGAGACCGAATCACAATACTTAGCATCGATGGAGGGGGGATTAGAGGAATAATCCCTGCAACCATTCTAAGCTTCCTTGAGTCGCAGCTTCAG ACGATAGACGATGATAAGGATGCAAGACTTGCAGACTATTTCGACATCATTGCAGGGACGAGCACAGGTGGTCTTGTGACCGCCATGTTAACTGCACCAAATGAAAACAACCGTCCACTGTTTGCTGCGAAAGATATCAAGGATTTCTACCTCGACAACTGCCCAAAAATTTTCCCACAAACCGG AGGCCTATTTGGTTCAGCTTTGAAGACAGCAAAATTATTTTTATCAGGACCCAAATACAATGGAAGCTATCTCCATGATATTGTAAGAGAAAAACTAGGAAAGGTTCAGTTGCACGAGACCTTGACAAATGTCGTCATCCCTACATTCGATATCAAGCACCTCCAGCCCACCATCTTCTCCAGCTACGAG gtaaaatccacgccgtccttgAATGCTCTACTCTCGGATATCTGCATCGGCACATCTGCAGCTCCAACTTACCTTCCTGCACATTTTTTCCAAACTAAAGATCTTCAAGGGAAAACGAGGGATTTCAACCTCATCGACGGTGGCGTCGCTGCTAATAATCCG GCACTGGCAGCTATGGGTGAAGTGGCCAGGGAGATTTTCAAAGGAAATCAGGATTTCTTTGCGCCCAAGCCAATGGATTACAGTAGATTGCTGGTGATCTCATTGGGGACAGGTTCAGCAAAGGCGGGAGAGAAATTCAGCGCAGCTCAAGCAAGCAAGTGGGGTGTTTTGGGGTGGTTGCTGAGTGACGGTTCTAATCCATTAGTGGATGTGTTCACTCAAGCAAGCGCAGATATGGTCGACATTCACATTTCGGGTGTTTTTCGTGCCCTTGGATCTGAAAATAACTACCTCCGGATTCAG GATGATGCACTGGATGGGGATGAAGCATCGGTTGATATCGCTACTAAAGAAAACTTGGAGAATCTTGTGAAGATCGGCGAACGGCTGTTGCAGAAAACAGTCTCAAGGGCGAATTTGGAGACTGGTGTTTTCCTACCTGTCGAGAACGGAGGCACTAATGAAGAAGCTCTCATTAG GTTTGCGAAGCAACTTTCGCAGGAAAGGAAACTTCGCCTGATGAGATCGCCAAACACCAAGCCCTCCAAATTCAACTGA